A stretch of Proteiniborus sp. DW1 DNA encodes these proteins:
- a CDS encoding 2-oxoacid:ferredoxin oxidoreductase subunit beta, protein MPSKLVESYFRSNKLPHIWCSGCSNGIVMRSITKAIDNLGLDKDNVCIVSGIGCSSRATGYMDFNTLHTTHGRALSFATGIKMANPKLEVIVITGDGDCAAIGGNHLIHSARRNIGITTIVFNNNIYGMTGGQYSPATPTGAVGTTAPYGNIDSNFDLCQLVKAAGATYVARSTAYHANMIISQVEEGIKNKGFSFVEVASICPTYFGRKNKMGNAVDMMKYLKENSINIKAAEKVGKDQSDGKLIIGEFYKVTRPEYTEEYQKIIDSFQKER, encoded by the coding sequence GTGCCTAGCAAACTCGTAGAATCTTATTTTAGATCAAATAAATTACCTCACATCTGGTGTTCAGGATGTAGTAATGGTATTGTTATGAGGTCAATAACTAAAGCTATCGATAATTTAGGTTTAGATAAGGATAATGTATGTATAGTATCTGGAATAGGTTGCTCCTCTAGAGCTACTGGTTACATGGACTTTAATACCTTGCATACTACTCATGGAAGAGCGTTATCTTTTGCAACTGGAATTAAAATGGCAAACCCCAAGCTAGAAGTAATAGTTATCACTGGAGATGGCGACTGCGCTGCTATAGGAGGTAATCATCTAATTCATTCAGCTAGAAGAAATATAGGAATTACAACAATTGTATTTAATAATAACATTTATGGTATGACTGGTGGGCAGTATTCGCCAGCAACACCTACTGGTGCTGTAGGGACAACAGCTCCATATGGAAACATTGATTCAAATTTTGATTTATGCCAACTTGTAAAAGCCGCCGGGGCAACTTATGTTGCTCGTTCAACAGCCTATCATGCTAATATGATTATTAGTCAAGTTGAAGAAGGTATTAAGAATAAAGGATTTTCATTTGTTGAAGTTGCAAGTATATGTCCAACATATTTTGGCAGAAAAAACAAAATGGGAAACGCAGTTGATATGATGAAGTATCTGAAGGAGAATTCAATAAATATTAAGGCAGCTGAAAAAGTGGGTAAAGATCAAAGTGATGGAAAGCTTATTATAGGAGAATTTTATAAGGTTACAAGACCTGAATATACAGAGGAGTACCAAAAAATTATCGATAGTTTTCAAAAGGAGAGATAA
- a CDS encoding 2-oxoacid:acceptor oxidoreductase subunit alpha has protein sequence MDSKRIKLMQGNEACVEGAIAAGMRFYAGYPITPSTEIAELSAEKLPQIGGKFIQMEDEIASMGAVIGASLAGLKSMTATSGPGFSLKQENLGYAAIAEVPCVVVNVQRGGPSTGLPTAPAQGDVMQAKWGTHGDHPIIALTPSSVRETYDLTIKAFNIAEKYRTPVVLLMDEVIGHLREKIEIPNFEDIEIVDRIKPDKNSDEYKPYEVLDGEIVPRMVPFGEGYRYHVTGLVHDETGFPSTKPEVAEKLVSRLVDKVELNKDDISLYEEYLCDDAEVVIIAYGGTARSAKHAVELARKQGLKVGLFKPMTIWPFLDKQIMQLSKNIKKIIVAEMNLGQYAIEVERVASKYSEVHKCNRVNGELISPDEILAKIKEVY, from the coding sequence ATGGACAGTAAAAGGATTAAATTAATGCAAGGAAATGAAGCTTGTGTTGAGGGAGCAATTGCTGCAGGAATGAGATTTTATGCAGGCTATCCAATTACACCATCTACTGAGATAGCTGAGCTTTCTGCAGAGAAACTACCCCAAATAGGTGGTAAGTTTATACAAATGGAGGATGAAATAGCTAGTATGGGCGCAGTAATAGGAGCTTCATTAGCTGGGCTAAAATCTATGACAGCTACAAGCGGACCTGGTTTTTCATTAAAACAAGAAAACCTTGGCTATGCAGCTATTGCAGAAGTTCCTTGTGTAGTTGTAAATGTACAAAGAGGGGGACCAAGTACTGGTTTACCAACTGCTCCTGCCCAAGGCGATGTAATGCAAGCAAAATGGGGAACACATGGTGACCATCCAATCATTGCACTTACTCCATCATCAGTTAGAGAAACTTATGACTTAACTATAAAGGCCTTTAATATTGCTGAAAAGTATAGAACCCCTGTTGTACTGCTAATGGATGAAGTTATTGGACATCTTAGAGAAAAAATAGAAATACCTAATTTTGAAGATATTGAGATAGTAGATAGAATTAAACCTGATAAGAACAGTGATGAATATAAACCATATGAGGTTTTAGATGGAGAGATAGTTCCCAGAATGGTTCCTTTTGGAGAGGGGTATAGATATCATGTAACCGGTCTTGTACATGATGAAACCGGTTTCCCAAGTACTAAACCAGAAGTAGCAGAAAAGCTTGTGTCTAGGCTTGTAGATAAAGTTGAACTAAATAAAGATGATATTTCCTTATATGAAGAATATTTGTGTGATGATGCTGAAGTTGTAATTATTGCATATGGTGGAACTGCTAGATCTGCAAAGCATGCAGTTGAATTGGCAAGAAAACAAGGTTTAAAAGTAGGATTATTTAAACCAATGACTATATGGCCATTCTTAGATAAGCAAATTATGCAGCTATCTAAAAATATTAAAAAAATCATAGTAGCAGAAATGAATCTTGGTCAATATGCTATTGAAGTTGAAAGAGTAGCTAGTAAATATTCTGAAGTGCACAAATGTAATCGTGTAAATGGTGAACTAATATCACCAGATGAAATTCTAGCCAAGATTAAGGAGGTCTATTAA
- a CDS encoding class I SAM-dependent methyltransferase encodes MYKYVNNVISITREIMLEKVKIGNVVVDATAGNGHDTLLLAKLVGQEGKVYGFDIQESAIKNTNQKLIENKLAERVYLIQDSHENIDKYIDERTDLVIFNLGYLPGGNHSIVTKAKSTTIAIEKSLNLLKENGLLVITTYVGHEEGKTEEKYVKEYLSNLDQKEFNVLKFEFINQINNPPILYCVEKNKL; translated from the coding sequence GTGTATAAATATGTTAACAATGTAATTAGTATTACGAGAGAGATAATGCTAGAGAAAGTTAAAATAGGCAATGTAGTTGTAGATGCTACAGCAGGAAATGGTCATGACACACTTTTACTTGCTAAATTAGTTGGACAAGAAGGGAAAGTATATGGATTTGATATTCAAGAATCTGCAATAAAAAATACGAATCAAAAATTAATTGAGAATAAACTTGCTGAAAGGGTATATTTAATACAGGACAGTCATGAAAATATAGATAAGTATATTGATGAAAGAACTGACTTAGTAATATTTAATTTAGGATATTTACCTGGTGGCAATCATAGTATAGTTACAAAAGCAAAATCTACTACTATAGCAATAGAAAAGAGCTTAAATCTATTAAAAGAGAATGGTCTATTAGTGATTACCACTTATGTAGGTCATGAGGAAGGAAAAACAGAAGAAAAGTATGTTAAGGAGTATTTATCAAATTTAGACCAGAAGGAGTTTAATGTCTTAAAATTTGAGTTTATAAATCAAATCAATAACCCACCTATACTTTATTGTGTAGAGAAAAATAAATTATAA
- a CDS encoding pseudouridine synthase, giving the protein MRLQKFMAQCGIASRRKSEEIIISKRVKVNGKVITELGYKIDPLQDIVTVDGKRIRDREKKVYIMMNKPKGYVTTVSDEFNRKTVLDLVKDIKERVYPIGRLDFDTSGLLLLTNDGELAYKLIHPKFEVVKTYIATIKGRPSEEELERFRHGLEIDGYITSKAEIEILSSIDDKSVVRIKIHEGKNRQIRKMCDKIGHPVTSLKRISIGNLELGTLKKGCWRYLDNDEIEYLKKI; this is encoded by the coding sequence ATGAGGTTACAGAAGTTTATGGCACAATGTGGTATCGCATCTAGGAGAAAATCTGAGGAGATAATAATTAGCAAAAGAGTTAAAGTAAATGGAAAAGTTATAACTGAGCTAGGTTATAAGATTGATCCTCTGCAAGATATTGTTACTGTTGATGGCAAAAGAATCAGAGATAGGGAGAAGAAAGTCTACATAATGATGAATAAACCTAAAGGGTATGTTACTACGGTTTCAGATGAGTTTAATAGGAAAACAGTTCTTGACCTTGTGAAAGATATAAAAGAAAGAGTTTATCCTATAGGTAGACTTGATTTTGATACTTCTGGTCTTTTGCTCTTGACTAATGATGGAGAGCTTGCCTATAAGTTGATTCATCCTAAATTTGAAGTTGTCAAAACTTATATTGCGACAATCAAAGGTAGACCTAGTGAGGAAGAGTTGGAAAGATTTAGACATGGACTAGAAATTGACGGATATATTACTTCAAAAGCTGAAATAGAAATACTAAGTAGTATTGATGATAAGAGTGTCGTAAGGATAAAAATACATGAAGGTAAGAATAGACAGATAAGAAAAATGTGTGATAAAATTGGTCATCCCGTTACTTCGCTAAAAAGGATATCTATAGGTAATCTAGAACTGGGAACTTTAAAAAAAGGCTGCTGGAGATATTTAGATAATGATGAAATAGAATATTTAAAGAAAATCTAA
- a CDS encoding D-alanyl-D-alanine carboxypeptidase family protein, whose protein sequence is MLRKIKIVVVILISVNLLVGFAYPSPSAESAVLIDSKTGRVIYSLNHNLRRPMASTTKIMTALLAIEHGNLDSIVKVKENAVGVEGSSIYLVKGEEILLKDLIYGLMLRSGNDAAVAIAEHISGSVDKFVDLMNEKARDIGALNTNFVNPHGLHDPNHFSTAYDMAIITREAMKLDFFREVSKAKNWIANREINQYFSNKNDVVWKYNGGDGVKIGYTKTAGRCLVASATRNEMQLIAVVLNDGNWFNDCYNMLDYGFEKYKPTLLLSEGQFLRKVEVLDGDRKYLNIKFEEDLIIPLDENEKEKTKVVLNLLDTIKAPVSKGQKLGNVQVFIEGELIYTTEIKANTEISYSRPNGNFIKFLKNIF, encoded by the coding sequence ATGCTAAGAAAAATTAAAATAGTTGTAGTTATCTTAATTTCAGTTAACTTATTAGTAGGTTTTGCTTATCCTTCACCAAGTGCAGAAAGTGCGGTTTTGATTGACTCAAAAACTGGAAGAGTAATATATTCTTTAAACCATAATCTTAGGAGACCTATGGCTAGTACAACTAAAATTATGACTGCCTTATTAGCAATAGAACATGGCAATCTAGATTCAATAGTTAAAGTAAAGGAAAATGCTGTAGGAGTTGAAGGTTCAAGTATTTATCTAGTCAAGGGTGAGGAAATTTTATTAAAGGATTTGATTTATGGTTTAATGTTAAGATCAGGAAATGATGCTGCAGTGGCTATTGCAGAGCATATATCTGGTTCAGTAGATAAATTCGTTGATCTTATGAATGAAAAAGCTAGAGATATAGGTGCTCTTAATACGAATTTTGTAAATCCACATGGCTTACATGATCCAAACCATTTTTCAACTGCATATGATATGGCAATTATCACTAGAGAAGCAATGAAGTTGGATTTTTTTAGAGAGGTATCGAAAGCAAAAAATTGGATTGCAAATAGGGAAATAAATCAATATTTTTCAAACAAAAATGATGTTGTTTGGAAATATAATGGTGGAGATGGAGTAAAAATTGGATACACAAAGACTGCTGGTAGATGCTTAGTAGCTAGTGCAACTAGAAATGAGATGCAATTAATTGCAGTTGTATTAAATGATGGCAATTGGTTTAATGATTGCTATAACATGCTTGACTATGGTTTTGAAAAATATAAGCCAACCCTACTATTAAGTGAGGGGCAGTTTTTAAGAAAAGTTGAAGTATTAGATGGTGACAGGAAATACTTAAACATAAAATTTGAAGAGGATCTTATAATTCCACTTGATGAAAATGAAAAAGAAAAGACTAAAGTGGTTTTAAATCTTCTTGATACAATAAAAGCCCCTGTAAGTAAAGGGCAAAAGTTAGGTAATGTTCAAGTTTTTATTGAAGGAGAACTAATATATACTACAGAAATAAAAGCTAATACTGAAATCAGTTATTCTAGACCTAATGGGAATTTTATAAAATTTTTGAAAAATATATTTTAA
- a CDS encoding MurR/RpiR family transcriptional regulator, with amino-acid sequence MEDKKKDLMKVIQVNFTRLSKGQKLIAEYIMSSYDKAAFMTAAKLGEVVGVSESTVVRFALTLGFSGYPSLQRALQELIKNKLTTVQRLSMSSEYSDNEVGLKKVLRTDMENIKATIDEMNVETFEKVIDSILSAKRVYILGLRSSAALAEYLGFYLGIILDDIKVVSTGISDTFEKIIRVSKDDLVIGISYPRYSRRTLDALKYVKTQQCKVVGITDSLISPIASLADYTLIARSNMLSFVDSLVAPMSLLNALIIAIGMREKDEIEKYFNELENIWKEYNIYDNKDKINNGENRRTD; translated from the coding sequence ATGGAAGATAAAAAGAAAGACTTAATGAAAGTTATTCAAGTGAATTTTACGAGGCTAAGCAAAGGACAAAAGCTAATTGCAGAGTACATTATGTCTAGCTATGATAAGGCAGCATTTATGACTGCAGCCAAATTGGGTGAAGTAGTGGGAGTAAGCGAGTCTACAGTAGTGAGATTTGCATTAACTCTTGGATTTTCAGGATATCCAAGTTTGCAAAGGGCCTTACAGGAGCTTATAAAAAATAAGCTTACAACAGTACAAAGATTAAGTATGTCCAGTGAATACTCTGATAATGAAGTAGGTCTAAAAAAAGTTCTAAGAACAGATATGGAGAATATAAAGGCTACAATAGATGAAATGAATGTGGAAACTTTTGAAAAGGTAATAGACAGTATTTTATCAGCAAAAAGAGTATACATACTAGGTCTTCGTAGCTCAGCAGCGTTAGCAGAATATCTAGGATTTTATTTAGGAATAATATTAGATGATATAAAGGTTGTAAGTACAGGAATAAGTGATACTTTTGAAAAGATTATTAGGGTAAGCAAAGACGATTTAGTAATAGGAATAAGTTACCCCAGATATTCTAGAAGAACACTGGATGCACTAAAATACGTGAAAACACAACAATGTAAGGTTGTTGGAATTACAGATAGTTTAATTTCACCAATAGCAAGCTTAGCAGACTATACACTTATTGCAAGGAGTAATATGTTGTCTTTTGTTGATTCATTAGTAGCTCCTATGAGTTTATTGAATGCATTAATTATAGCAATAGGTATGAGAGAAAAAGATGAAATAGAGAAATACTTTAATGAGTTAGAAAATATATGGAAAGAGTATAACATTTATGATAACAAAGATAAAATAAATAATGGGGAAAATAGAAGGACTGATTAA
- a CDS encoding sulfide/dihydroorotate dehydrogenase-like FAD/NAD-binding protein produces the protein MHKRQECIDVGSEYCPCYLAETNNCIICSQLQRNEFCDCNWRGVCIYQDFLMNGSKIKQQRDYYKSKIIDIREIGNDSYVLKFKVSKTLARQLKEPGSYVFLRNEELPQYFDVPMSVMQSDTIDGTITIAFKTVGAKTSSLKKCKEDILVKGPYWNGVYGLKNLKSMKEKTCLVLARGISQAPTLLALEKLVKNKNKVILVLDRGSIGEIFIYDYIDEMEIETYEEDLMSEKGRSLVKQLILKENISLVYSAGSDLLHMNVIKILDELGVDPYLSVTNNNEICCGEGICGGCTVRLRDGTRTKTCKTQVDSRKIIERRVLLD, from the coding sequence TTGCATAAAAGGCAAGAATGTATTGATGTAGGTAGTGAGTATTGTCCATGTTATCTAGCAGAGACAAATAATTGCATTATATGCTCACAGCTTCAAAGAAATGAGTTTTGTGATTGCAATTGGAGAGGCGTATGTATATATCAAGATTTCTTAATGAATGGAAGCAAAATAAAGCAACAAAGAGACTACTATAAAAGCAAAATCATAGACATAAGAGAAATAGGGAATGATAGCTATGTTTTAAAATTTAAGGTATCAAAAACACTGGCAAGACAACTAAAAGAACCGGGTTCCTATGTGTTTTTAAGAAATGAAGAACTACCTCAATATTTTGATGTACCTATGTCAGTAATGCAGTCTGATACTATAGATGGCACAATAACTATAGCTTTTAAAACAGTAGGTGCTAAAACTAGTAGCCTAAAGAAATGCAAAGAAGACATTTTAGTAAAAGGACCATATTGGAATGGAGTATATGGGTTGAAAAACCTAAAAAGTATGAAAGAAAAGACGTGTTTAGTTCTAGCTAGGGGAATATCACAGGCACCAACTCTATTAGCTTTAGAAAAACTGGTCAAGAATAAAAATAAAGTAATATTAGTTCTTGATAGAGGTAGCATAGGTGAAATTTTTATCTATGATTATATAGATGAAATGGAAATAGAAACATACGAGGAAGATTTAATGAGTGAAAAAGGAAGAAGCTTAGTTAAGCAGTTAATACTTAAAGAGAATATATCTCTAGTGTATAGTGCAGGTTCAGATTTGCTTCACATGAATGTTATAAAAATACTAGATGAATTAGGGGTAGATCCATACTTATCTGTCACAAATAACAACGAGATTTGTTGTGGAGAAGGCATTTGCGGAGGCTGTACTGTGAGGCTAAGGGATGGAACAAGAACAAAGACATGTAAAACTCAAGTTGATTCAAGAAAGATAATTGAAAGGAGGGTATTACTTGACTAA
- a CDS encoding GNAT family N-acetyltransferase — translation MIVVRKTINLEEIEFVANILNKNNMEINISKSSICFIIEDNSAIVGGCSLITNYDYAIIDFLIIDEKRRGEKLGDGLLRGVLNYCLRRNISKAYFIGHNQYLIKKGFCEVDKNIREIILGTTMNSDTVLECDVEEFFNKDCSSCRRS, via the coding sequence ATGATAGTAGTTAGAAAAACTATAAATTTAGAGGAAATTGAATTTGTTGCGAATATTTTAAATAAAAACAATATGGAGATAAATATAAGTAAAAGCAGTATATGTTTTATCATAGAGGATAATAGTGCAATAGTAGGAGGTTGTAGCTTAATTACTAATTATGACTATGCAATTATAGATTTTCTTATTATAGATGAAAAAAGAAGAGGAGAAAAATTAGGTGACGGACTTTTAAGAGGTGTTTTAAATTATTGCTTAAGAAGGAATATTAGTAAGGCATACTTTATAGGACATAATCAATATCTGATTAAAAAAGGTTTTTGTGAAGTTGACAAAAATATTAGAGAAATAATTTTAGGTACTACAATGAACTCAGACACTGTTTTAGAATGTGATGTAGAAGAGTTCTTTAATAAAGACTGTAGTTCCTGTAGAAGGAGCTGA
- a CDS encoding oxaloacetate decarboxylase subunit alpha yields the protein MAKPKITETIFRDAHQSLIATRMKTDEMLPIAERLDEVGFHSLEVWGGATFDSCLRYLNEDPWERLRKLRKVFKKTKLQMLLRGQNLLGYKNYPDDVVEEFVKKSIGNGIDIIRIFDALNDIRNLRTSIEATKKSGGHAQAAISYTISPVHDIEYYVKLSKEMESMGADSICIKDMSGILLPYTAYELVSKLKKEIKIPIQLHSHFTSGVANQTYMKGIEAGVDIVDTALSPFSMGTSQPSTESMIAALKDSPYDTGLDLGLVAEIADYFKPIREKYIKEGILNPKVLAVDSKTLINQVPGGMLSNLVSQLEKQGSLDKFDEVLNEIPKVREDLGFPPLVTPMSQMVGTQAVFNIILGERYKMVPSEVRNYVKGLYGKPAVPISSEIKKKIIGDEEVYSGRPADLLEPQLEKIKSEIKEYIEQDEDVLTYASFPQVAVSFFQHRQAEKYKIDSSLLNVEEKTYPV from the coding sequence ATGGCTAAACCAAAAATTACAGAGACAATTTTTAGAGATGCCCATCAGTCTTTAATCGCTACACGAATGAAAACAGATGAAATGCTGCCTATTGCAGAAAGACTAGATGAAGTAGGGTTTCACTCATTGGAAGTCTGGGGAGGAGCAACTTTTGATTCTTGTTTAAGGTATTTAAATGAAGATCCATGGGAGAGACTTAGAAAACTTAGAAAGGTATTCAAGAAAACAAAACTTCAAATGCTTCTAAGAGGACAAAACCTTTTAGGATATAAGAATTATCCGGATGATGTAGTTGAAGAATTTGTTAAGAAGTCTATTGGTAACGGAATTGATATTATAAGAATATTTGATGCACTAAATGATATACGGAATCTTAGAACCTCAATAGAAGCCACAAAAAAATCTGGTGGTCATGCTCAGGCAGCCATTTCTTATACCATAAGCCCAGTTCATGATATTGAATACTATGTTAAACTGTCTAAGGAAATGGAGAGCATGGGTGCAGATTCTATATGCATTAAAGACATGTCAGGTATACTTTTACCATATACTGCTTATGAATTAGTTAGCAAATTGAAAAAAGAGATTAAAATTCCAATACAACTACATTCTCATTTTACTAGTGGTGTTGCCAATCAAACATATATGAAGGGAATAGAAGCAGGAGTTGATATAGTTGATACAGCACTTTCACCTTTTAGCATGGGAACAAGTCAACCATCTACTGAATCAATGATTGCAGCATTAAAAGATTCTCCATATGACACAGGATTAGATCTAGGTTTAGTTGCTGAGATTGCAGACTATTTTAAACCCATAAGAGAGAAATATATAAAAGAAGGTATTTTAAATCCTAAAGTTTTAGCAGTGGACAGTAAAACCTTGATAAATCAAGTTCCAGGTGGTATGCTATCAAACCTAGTATCTCAACTAGAAAAGCAAGGTTCACTTGATAAATTTGATGAAGTTCTTAATGAAATTCCAAAGGTTAGAGAGGATTTAGGTTTTCCACCTTTAGTAACACCTATGAGCCAAATGGTAGGTACTCAAGCTGTTTTTAATATTATACTAGGTGAAAGGTATAAAATGGTTCCTTCTGAGGTTAGAAATTATGTAAAAGGGTTATATGGGAAGCCAGCAGTTCCTATTTCATCTGAGATTAAGAAGAAAATAATTGGAGACGAGGAAGTTTATTCAGGTAGACCTGCAGATTTATTAGAGCCACAGTTAGAAAAAATAAAAAGTGAAATTAAGGAGTATATTGAACAAGATGAAGATGTATTGACTTATGCATCATTTCCTCAAGTTGCAGTTAGTTTCTTTCAGCATAGACAAGCTGAGAAGTATAAAATAGATAGCTCATTACTTAATGTTGAGGAAAAAACTTATCCAGTTTAG
- a CDS encoding 4Fe-4S binding protein, translating to MAATSEKVLKLKVEWCKGCGICVEFCPKSVLELKCGKISIKNIEACIKCGQCELRCPDYAIYLGGREDGQ from the coding sequence TTGGCTGCCACAAGTGAAAAAGTACTTAAACTTAAAGTTGAGTGGTGTAAAGGCTGTGGGATTTGTGTAGAGTTTTGCCCTAAAAGTGTTTTAGAACTTAAATGTGGCAAAATAAGTATTAAGAACATAGAAGCATGTATTAAATGTGGTCAGTGTGAACTAAGATGCCCAGATTATGCAATCTACTTAGGAGGTAGAGAAGATGGACAGTAA
- a CDS encoding FAD-dependent oxidoreductase translates to MTKVIIIGGGWAGCSASLSAKKAGAEVTLIEKTDMLIGLGNVGGIMRNNGRYTATEENIYLGASELFEITDNASRHKNVDFPGHKHASLYDVTRVEPEVRKLLKDRGINVLLMSRANDIVIEDRKIKGIVLADGNVIEGDVFIETTGSTGPMGNCTRYGNGCAMCILRCPSFGPRLSISMRAGVEDILGKRGDGSYGAFSGSCELSKDSVSEEIRERLDSEGVVILPVPQEDINFEKLDLKVCQQYSLKEFSENIILLDTGHIKLMTPFYPLEKLRKIKGLERARYEDPYAGGKGNSIRYLSIAPRDNALKVNGVDNLLCAGEKAGLFVGHTEAISTGSLAGHNSVRLSLGMPLLELPRNTVIGDIIAFANEEIKDEDGLKKRYTFAGSVFFDRMKEKGTYSIDTEEIKKKIQRLDLLNIYNERLV, encoded by the coding sequence TTGACTAAAGTAATCATAATAGGTGGAGGATGGGCTGGATGTTCAGCTTCTTTAAGTGCAAAAAAAGCTGGAGCTGAAGTTACTTTAATTGAGAAAACTGATATGCTAATTGGTTTAGGTAATGTTGGTGGAATAATGAGAAATAACGGAAGATATACTGCTACTGAAGAGAATATATATTTGGGTGCAAGTGAACTATTTGAAATTACTGACAATGCTTCAAGGCATAAGAATGTCGATTTTCCTGGTCATAAGCATGCATCTCTCTATGATGTTACTAGGGTAGAGCCAGAGGTAAGAAAATTATTAAAAGACAGGGGAATCAATGTTTTGCTTATGAGCAGAGCAAATGACATAGTTATAGAGGATAGAAAAATAAAGGGGATAGTACTTGCAGATGGAAATGTTATAGAAGGTGATGTTTTTATAGAAACAACAGGCTCTACTGGTCCTATGGGAAACTGTACTAGGTATGGCAATGGCTGTGCTATGTGTATATTAAGATGTCCATCGTTTGGTCCAAGGCTTAGTATTAGTATGCGAGCAGGAGTAGAAGACATATTAGGAAAACGTGGAGATGGTTCTTATGGTGCTTTTAGTGGGTCGTGTGAACTAAGTAAAGATTCAGTTAGTGAGGAAATAAGAGAAAGGCTTGATAGTGAAGGTGTTGTAATACTTCCTGTTCCACAAGAAGATATAAACTTTGAAAAGCTTGATTTAAAAGTATGTCAGCAATATTCTCTTAAAGAGTTTTCAGAAAATATAATCCTATTAGATACAGGTCATATAAAGCTTATGACTCCTTTCTATCCCTTAGAAAAGCTTAGAAAAATCAAAGGTCTTGAACGGGCTAGATATGAAGATCCTTATGCAGGAGGAAAAGGAAACTCTATTAGGTATTTATCTATAGCACCAAGAGATAACGCACTTAAAGTAAATGGAGTTGATAATCTACTGTGTGCTGGAGAGAAAGCAGGTCTATTTGTTGGGCATACTGAAGCCATTTCTACAGGAAGTTTAGCAGGACATAATAGTGTAAGGCTAAGTTTAGGAATGCCTTTACTAGAGTTGCCAAGAAATACTGTAATAGGTGATATTATTGCTTTTGCTAATGAAGAGATAAAAGATGAAGATGGGCTTAAGAAAAGATATACATTTGCAGGTTCTGTATTTTTTGATAGAATGAAAGAGAAGGGCACTTACTCTATTGATACTGAGGAAATTAAGAAAAAAATACAAAGGTTGGATTTGTTGAATATTTATAATGAGAGACTTGTATAA
- a CDS encoding 2-oxoacid:acceptor oxidoreductase family protein, with product MSSQYEIRLSGSGGQGLILAGIILAEAAIEDGKNAVQSQSYGPEARGGASKAEVIISDEEIHYPKVKDSDLLLALTQLACDKYISSLKKGGTLVIDDSIVSPKRDDINIVSIPILDTANNKLNKPLVANIVALGAINSISQIVSTKSLKSAVLARVPRGTETFNEKALEEGMKLTKECRE from the coding sequence ATGTCTAGTCAATATGAAATACGATTAAGTGGTTCAGGTGGTCAAGGATTGATATTGGCTGGTATTATTTTAGCAGAAGCTGCAATTGAAGATGGTAAAAATGCAGTTCAATCTCAGTCATATGGTCCTGAGGCGAGAGGAGGAGCTAGTAAAGCGGAAGTAATAATAAGTGATGAAGAGATCCATTATCCTAAAGTGAAGGATAGTGATTTGCTATTAGCTTTAACTCAGCTTGCATGTGACAAGTATATTAGTAGTTTGAAAAAAGGTGGCACTTTAGTAATAGACGATAGCATCGTTTCACCTAAGAGAGATGACATCAATATTGTTAGTATTCCTATCTTAGACACTGCTAATAATAAATTGAATAAGCCTTTAGTTGCAAATATTGTTGCCCTTGGTGCAATTAATAGTATATCTCAAATTGTTTCAACTAAATCTTTAAAAAGTGCTGTTTTAGCAAGAGTTCCTAGAGGAACAGAGACTTTTAATGAAAAGGCATTAGAAGAAGGCATGAAGCTTACAAAAGAATGTAGGGAATGA